TCGCCATGGCTTGCTTCAACTCCCGAGCAATCCACCCTGGTTCAACTTCAGGGGAAAGGTAAAACGTCGGCGCAAGCATCTCAGCCGGGGAGCGGCTGAGGATTCTCTGCTGCCGGGCGATCGTTTCCAATTCCGTGCCTGGGTAGATGCGAATTCCGGTATTGAAAAAGGCGATATCTCCAGAGCGCAGCTGAGTCTTGGCAAAACGCAGCGTTTCCCTCACGGTTTCCCGGGTTTCGCCTGGCCCACCAAACATAAAGATCCAGGCACACGGAATCCGGTGGCGGCGTACCACGGCGGCCGCCCGATAGACCTCACGGCTGGTGAAGCCTTTTTTCAATCCCGCCAAAACCGGATCGGCAGCACTCTCCAGGGTAATCCCCATGCCTGTAAAGCCGGCCTGTTCCATGGCGCTCAGCAGCGTTTCGTCAACATAACGGGGACTCAACTCCAGGCACTGCAAGCGCGCCTTGCCGGGAGCGCGGGCCAAGGCAGCGCAAACATTCATGGCATGATCCGGAGGCGCATTGAATATGCTGTCCACGATCTCGATATCCCGCAGTCCCGCGGCCAGGAACCGCGTCACCGCAGCGGCGATGCTTTCAGGATCTTTCAGCCGGCAGGTACTGCCTTCAATGCCTGGATAGGTGCAGTAAACGCACTGGAATTGACAGCCGGTCTTGGTCTGAAGCGGCACCGTTGCCTGTTGCGCGCGGTAGGCCGGCAAGTTCAACCATCGCCGATAGTCCGGCGCCGGACAGATTGTCGAAAACTCCGACATATCTAACGGGTTGCGGGAAAAAGCGCCATTTTCGATAAAGGCGACACCGGGGACATCCGTAAAGTTGCGCCCAGCGGCAAGCCGCTCAAGCACCTGCGGGAAGACCGACTCTCCATCTCCGACGATGGCGCAGGAGGCATCCACCATACGCAACAGCGCCTCGGGCATCACCCCGAGGGCGGCTCCTCCCAATAGGGTCGGAGCGCCGCTGCGGGTGCGGATCGTCGCGACGATCCCTTGAAGCTCATTGAGGTAGGACACCGGGTTCTGCATGTCGTTATTGTCGATGTTGCGCACCGACAACCCGACTGCATCCGGCTGAAAATCTTCCACCGCCGCGGCGACGGCGGCCCGCGCGTCGGCGGTGAACATCAGGTCGAGAAGTCGCACGCGGTGGCCGGCCTTCTCGGCAGCTTCGGCAACCAGGCAGGCACCGATAGGCATCACCGGCATGGGCAGGGCATTGCGGTTGGTGCTGAGAATAAGCACCTTCATAAGGAATGTCCCGTGGGTTCCTGCGCCCCCTTACGTAACAGCAGAACAACCCGCGACGGTGGCGTCTCGATCACCCG
The nucleotide sequence above comes from Geoalkalibacter ferrihydriticus DSM 17813. Encoded proteins:
- a CDS encoding B12-binding domain-containing radical SAM protein, which gives rise to MKVLILSTNRNALPMPVMPIGACLVAEAAEKAGHRVRLLDLMFTADARAAVAAAVEDFQPDAVGLSVRNIDNNDMQNPVSYLNELQGIVATIRTRSGAPTLLGGAALGVMPEALLRMVDASCAIVGDGESVFPQVLERLAAGRNFTDVPGVAFIENGAFSRNPLDMSEFSTICPAPDYRRWLNLPAYRAQQATVPLQTKTGCQFQCVYCTYPGIEGSTCRLKDPESIAAAVTRFLAAGLRDIEIVDSIFNAPPDHAMNVCAALARAPGKARLQCLELSPRYVDETLLSAMEQAGFTGMGITLESAADPVLAGLKKGFTSREVYRAAAVVRRHRIPCAWIFMFGGPGETRETVRETLRFAKTQLRSGDIAFFNTGIRIYPGTELETIARQQRILSRSPAEMLAPTFYLSPEVEPGWIARELKQAMAIHMNFIDMNSLGLPFLPRLHRIGARLGLRPPLWRYTRFIRRGLRMAGMDV